One genomic region from Apodemus sylvaticus chromosome 1, mApoSyl1.1, whole genome shotgun sequence encodes:
- the Smg9 gene encoding nonsense-mediated mRNA decay factor SMG9: MSESGHSQPGLYGIERRRRWKEPGSSGPQNLSGPGGRERDYIAPWERERRDGSEDPSTNVMQKTPIILSKPPAERSKQPPPSTAPAAPPAPAPLEKPIVLMKPREEGKGPVAGTGASTPEGTAPPPPTAPAPPKGEKEGQRPTQPVYQIQNRGMGTAAPTAMDPVVGQAKLLPPERMKHSIKLVDDQMNWCDSAIEYLLDQTDVLVVGVLGLQGTGKSMVMSLLSANTPEEDQRAYVFRAQSAEMKERGGNQTSGIDFFITQERIVFLDTQPILSPSILDHLINNDRKLPPEYSLPHTYVEMQSLQIAAFLFTVCHVVIVVQDWFTDLSLYRFLQTAEMVKPSTPSPSHESSSSAGSDEGTEYYPHLVFLQNKARREDFCPRKLRQMHLMIDQLMAHSHLRYKGTLSMLQCNVFPGLPPDFLDAEVNLFLVPFMDSEAENENPPRAGPGSSPLFSLLPGYRGHPSFQSLVSKLRSQVMSMARPQLSHTILTEKNWFHYAARIWDGVKKSSALAEYSRLLA, from the exons ATGTCGGAGTCCGGGCACAGCCAGCCTGGCCTCTATGGGATAGAGCGACGGCGGCGGTGGAAGGAGCCGGGCTCCAGTGGCCCCCAGAATCTGTCTGGGCCTGGCGGTCGGGAAAGAGACTACATTGCCccctgggaaagagagagacgg GATGGCAGCGAAGACCCCAGCACTAACGTCATGCAGAAAACTCCCATCATCCTCTCAAAGCCTCCAGCTGAGCGG TCAAAGCAGCCGCCACCTAGCACAGCACCAGCCGCACcgccagccccagccccactgGAGAAACCCATTGTGCTCATGAAGCCCCGTGAGGAGGGGAAGGGGCCGGTGGCTGGGACGGGGGCCTCCACCCCTGAAGGTACTGCCCCGCCGCCCCCCACGGCCCCCGCACCGcccaaaggagagaaggaggggcagagaccCACACAGCCCGTGTACCAGATTCAGAACCGGGGCATGGGCACTGCCGCCCCAACGGCCATGGACC CTGTGGTGGGCCAGGCTAAGCTCCTGCCCCCAGAGCGCATGAAGCACAGCATCAAACTGGTAGACGACCAGATGAACTGGTGTGACAGCGCCATTGAG TACCTGCTGGATCAGACGGACGTGCTAGTGGTCGGTGTCTTGGGCCTCCAGGGGACAGGCAAGTCCATGGTCATGTCACTGCTGTCAGCAAACACTCCAGAGGAGGACCAGAG GGCGTATGTCTTCCGGGCGCAGAGCGCGGAGATGAAGGAGCGAGGGGGCAACCAGACGAGTGGCATTGACTTCTTCATTACCCAAGAGCGGATTGTCTTCCTGGACACGCAG CCCATCCTCAGCCCATCCATCCTGGACCACCTCATCAACAATGACCGCAAGCTGCCTCCAGAGTATAGCCTCCCTCATACCTATGTGGAAATGCAG TCCTTGCAGATAGCCGCCTTCCTCTTCACGGTCTGCCACGTGGTGATCGTCGTGCAGGACTGGTTCACGGACCTCAGTCTGTACAG GTTCCTGCAAACGGCAGAGATGGTGAAGCCGTCCACCCCGTCCCCCAGCCATGAGTCCAGCAGCTCAGCAGGCTCGGATGAGGGCACCGAGTACTACCCCCACCTCG TCTTCCTGCAGAACAAGGCGCGCAGGGAGGACTTCTGTCCACGGAAGTTGCGTCAGATGCACCTGATGATTGACCAGCTCATGGCTCACTCCCACCTGCGCTACAAGG GGACGCTGTCCATGCTACAATGCAACGTCTTCCCGGGGCTGCCGCCCGACTTCCTGGACGCTGAGGTCAACCTGTTCCTGGTGCCCTTCATGGACAGTGAAGCTGAGAACGAGAACCCACCTCGAGCAG GGCCTGGCTCCAGCCCCCTCTTCTCCCTGCTGCCTGGGTACCGAGGTCACCCCAGCTTCCAGTCCTTGGTCAGCAAGCTCCGCAGCCAGGTGATGTCCATGGCTCGGCCGCAGCTGTCGCACACAATCCTCACTGAGAAGAACTG gTTCCACTATGCTGCCCGAATCTGGGATGGGGTGAAGAAGTCCTCAGCCCTGGCAGAGTACAGCCGCCTGCTGGCCTGA